A region from the Linepithema humile isolate Giens D197 chromosome 1, Lhum_UNIL_v1.0, whole genome shotgun sequence genome encodes:
- the LOC136997228 gene encoding putative nuclease HARBI1, protein MDIINDNWFSEYDNFYNDESDECDNLNKKNFKKLHIIKLRNNYFNICEEKDFQRRFVISKKSFEMLLQKIENKIQYNTNRNAAIPPVIQLLVALRFYATGCFLITAADFCGISETSAHKIIHRVSPEIAALRNDFIKLPLLSEEIRENEQKFFKVAKFIRVIGCMDCTHIKVESFGGENCELYRNRKGFFSINVQVIINAKLEIIDIVARWPGSTHDSTIFNHSRIKTLFDAHTFGDSLLLADSGYPNLPYLMTPLLHPTTPEEHLYNEAQIRTRTRIERCFGIWKRRFAILSIGMRCRTVENTFPIIIATAVLHNIAQQEHNSNLISNSEQCDNTIIQIQNADLNSRNNNNEREKLILEYFKRLL, encoded by the exons AtggatattattaatgataattggtTTTCGGaatatgacaatttttataatgatgaAAGTGATGAGtgtgataatttaaataaaaaaaatttcaaaaaattacatattataaaattacgcaacaattattttaatatttgtgaagaaaaagattttcaaagaagatttgtaatatcaaaaaaaagttttgaaatgttattacaaaaaatcgaaaataaaatacaatataatactaatcg TAATGCTGCTATTCCACCAGTCATTCAATTATTGGTTGCACTCAGATTTTATGCAACTGGATGCTTTTTAATAACAGCTGCTGATTTTTGTGGAATTAGTGAAACAAGCgctcacaaaattattcatagaGTATCTCCTGAGATTGCTGCATTACGAaacgattttataaaattacctCTTTTATCTGAGGAAATTCGagaaaatgaacaaaaatttttcaaagtagcCAAATTTATTCGTGTTATTGGTTGTATGGATTGCACACATATTAAAGTGGAATCATTTG gAGGAGAAAATTGCGAATTATATCGCAATAGAAAAggctttttttctataaatgtgCAAGTCATAATAAATGccaaattagaaataattgatattgtaGCACGTTGGCCAGGATCAACACAtgattctacaatttttaatcattctaGAATTAAAACCTTATTTGATGCACATACATTTGGTGACAGTTTACTTCTTGCAGATTCTGGGTATCCAAATCTACCATATTTAATGACACCGTTGTTACATCCCACAACACCAGaagaacatttatataatgaagCTCAAATTCGAACACGTACAAGAATTGAAAGATGTTTTGGCATTTGGAAAAGAAGATTTGCTATTTTATCAATTGGAATGCGATGTCGCACAGTTGAAAATACATTTCCTATTATAATAGCAACAGccgttttgcataatattgcCCAACAGGAACATAATTCAAACTTAATTAGTAATTCTGAACAATGTgataatactattatacaaatacaaaatgctgatttaaattctagaaataataataatgaacgagaaaaattaattttagaatattttaaaag gTTACTTTGA